GGTTCCAACGCAGGGGGCAGGGAGACTGGTGGCACTCTGAACTACCTCGTTGGGTCCAGGTGGGTGCTTCCTCCACCCGTGTATACCCCTGAGTGCCAAAGCAGGCGAGTGTGGAGCAACGCTCACCTCTACCTCAGCACAGGGGGGGCAGGGCTTGGTGCTGCCAGGCTCCCCTCAGCATTCCTGTCACAGCCACACAACTCTATGTATAATCTATTAAAGGAAATCAGCTGCTGAAACAAACCAGTCTTGAGGGTGGTATACCTGACCTTGTGCCACCTACCAGTGCCCAGACTAGGGACAGTCCACCACCACAGCCTGTGGCATCCTAGTGTGGCAGCTGTAGTGCCTGAGGTTTCACAGTCTGcctcacctttgcttctaaCACCTTTGCTTCAAGCATGAGCTGGATTAGACTGAGCACCAACTCTGTATGTGCCAGCCAGTTTGTGGCAGCTTACCTATGGGTTAATTAGTCTGCCTGCACCAGGCAAGGGGCATGGCTGTGGGACTGCTAAGGCCATAGGATTTTAAGGGTGCACTCTGCGAGATGcaagcagtgctgggccagcttgGCACCTGGGTAGCGCCCACAGAGTGCACAGGTAAACCATCTGGAGCTGGGAGACACAGGGAGGCACAGGGGTGTTTGTGGATGCATATGTAAGTGCACACAGGAAAGCAGTGAGGGGTGTGGCATTAAGTGGCCACGCACATAGTGGCAGATCACTTGTGCTCCCTTGCAGGAACTTGGTGGCATGCACACCATACCCCATCACCCCTGCAGGCAGTCCACCTTGCACACACCTttcacataatcatagaatgttagggtttggaagagacctcaacagatcatccagtccaaccccactgccagggcatgatcacctagggcaggtcacacaggaacgcatgcAGGTGGATCCtagaagtctccagggaaggagactccacaacctctctgggcagcctgtttcatgtCTTAAAGCTATTGATTACAGCCTGCGTTGGATTTGAGTTTAGCAGCTGAACGGTTACCAGGCAGATCTAACCAGGTTGGTAAACCAGAGTCCATAAGCCAGCACCCTCCATTTCTGTTTGCCATTTGTCAGATTGGGAGTGTTCCCCATTCTGCCACCAGAATCAGAAGAAGGCTTCTTTAGTGGGAGGGTAGGGTGAAAAACTTTTTGTGTAGCCTGTGCAAATGCTGATGCGCTTGCACGTGCATGTGGCCACCTATACATCTGCGGCACGGGGACCTCATGGGGACAGAGGCCACAACCTACGGCAGCCGTCGGGACAGGGCCACCCATGAAGCCAGCACTCTGGCACCCAAGGGCACAGAACCTGCTGTTTCGGAGGTGGTCGCCGAGGACGTTCCACCCTGGACCTCCGGACACAGGCGGGTGGCGCAGGCGCTGTCCAGGGTGCTGAGCGGACGGGGGTACCCAGTAGGGACATGAAGGGGTCATAGTGGGGACACGAGAGGACCTTAGGGCTGCCCTAGTCGGGTGGGACAGAGCGGTCCTGCACGTGGGTATGAGCGTGGGGGGAGTCTGTGAACACGGGAGGGGAAGGGATGTGGTATATGTGTGCAGGGGGTTGTGCTAGAGCCTGGCAACaggtggtgtccctcaagggtcCATACTGCATCCAACGCTGTTTAGTATCTTCATCAATACACATTGTGGagtcaagtgcaccctcagcaactttgctgatgacaccaagctaagtTGACACGCCTGAGGAAtgagatgtcatccagagggacatggcCATGCTTGGGAAGTGGGCTTGTaagaacttcatgaggtttgacAAGGCACCTGGGTCAGGATAGCCCCCAGTGTCACTACAGGATGGAAGCTGATGTGATTGAGAATAGCCCTGTGGAGAATGACTTGAGAGTGTTGGTGAATGTAAAGCTGGCCATGAGCTGGCCatgtgtgcttgcagctcagaagacTGACCTTATCCTGGActtcatcaaaagaagcatggccagcaggttgcgAGAgttgattctgccactctgctcttgtgagacatcacctggagtactgtaacCAGTCATGGGTCTCCCAGTGCAAGAGTGACATGGGCCTGTTTGATCAGACCCAGAGGATGGCCACAAAAATTACCATAATGATGGAGCACCTGCCCTGTGAAGGCAGAATGAGACAgcagttgttcagcttggagaagcctCTGAGAGAGCCttgttgcagctttccagtactcAAAAGGGaacctataagaaagctgggggcagacatTTTAGCAAGACCTGTTACAATAGGCCAAGGTGATGGCTTTAAATTAAATGAAGcaagattcagactagatgtagGGAAGAATATTCTCCCAAGGGCAGTTAAACACTGGTACAGAGAGGTCATAGATGCCTcacccctggaaacattcaaggtcagactgggcagggctctgaATAACCTGATCTGTTTGAAGATGTTGGTGCTAATGGCAGGGTGGTTagactagatgaactttaaaggccacttccaacccctcaaaAATTTGTAGATTCCTCTGTGCGTGAGTGtgttcacagactcacagaatcacacaactttagaggttggaagagacctccagagatcatccagtccaagtccccgtgccaaggcaggatcccctagggtagttcacacaggaatgcatccaggcaggtttttaaagtctccagagaaggagactccacaacctctctggacaacctattccagtgctctgtcacccccactgtaaagaagtttctcctcatggtgaggtgaaaccttctgcatTCCAGTtggtagccattgctccttgtcttattgctactgaccagcaaaaagagattggcctcatccacttgacacccacccctcagataactgtagacattgatcagatctcttttcagccttctccagactaaacagccacagggttctcagtctttcttcgtaggagagatgctcaagtgccccagccatcctcatggctctctgctggactctttccagcaggtccctgtctctcttgaactggggagcccaaaactggacacattattccaggtgtggtctcaccagggcagagtatggggggagaagaacctccctagccattctggccacacttttcctgatgcaccccaggatgcctttggctgtcttggccacaagggcacattactgCACTAGGCTGCAATGGGGTTTACCCTCCGTATCCACATGTGAATGTGTCTCTGTTTCTGTGTGCAAGATGTTCCCAGGGTGTTTGCTCCCAGGTAGGGGTACCAGAATGTAAACCAGCTAAGACCCACAACAGAagtcctgcagcctcagcagagcccaCCAACCAGAGCTGGAATGGGATCAATGCAACCTTAAGTGGGGTTTTGTGTCCCCTGTCACTGCTGAGCAGTACTGGCCACAACTCATTGAGCACCAGGGCCCCAGGGAGCCAGGAGGACACAAGCAGGCCCATGTCGCCACTCGACCAGGGTCCACACATAGGGTGATGTGTGCTGCCATGCTCTCTGGGGGGCTCAGGaacacagctgctgtcacctgAGTAACCAGCCTCGATCGATGCCCATTTCCCACATCCTGCAGGGACAATAattgagagggaaggaaaagacagAGGATGTGAGGATGATGCAGCCTAGCAGGAGAAATTTTGGATACAGACTTTTGGATACAGACTCAGTGCTGAGCTGAGGGTAGGTGGCTGTGTCATCAGTGTGCCACTGcaagctccagggatggagatgggaTGAAAGGCCTCCTCTCAGCCCCAAGGAGCAGGGGGCAGACTCACTGTGtactgtgctgggctgtgagcagccagtACTGTGGCACCAGAAGCCTCATCCTAGGGCTCAAAGCCTGGGTGTCACTCTTTAGAGCGAATGAATGTCCTCCAATCTCAAAGATCCCCAGTGCTTGAGTCTCAGCACTGCCTGAATTCCTCACCGTGGGGAAGTGGGTGATTTATGACTATCAAACACTGGTGTTTGTGGACATTGCCTATCACGTTTGGCATAGTCTGCCAGTACGCTCTGAACACGGAGCAGCACTGCGTGCACAGCCCCCAGCCACTTCTGCTAATGAAGCCATTTCTATTTGTCACCTTTGTAGAACAAAGCACAGCATTTCCCCTCGGAAGATCCCTCTTCCACAGCCCAGCTATTGATCCCTGGTTAAAAAaggcagagcacacagagcacCAGCCTGCACCACCTGCCCAagtgctctgcacagctcctttGGGGAGATATGGGGGACCACAGGACTTGCTGTGACTCTGGACCACCCTGTAGGAACTCATCTAGAAAAAGAAAGCTtttgcagggcacagcagggttcGTTCTCAGCAAACAGTGCTGGGAGTTCCCAGCGCCGTACAGCCCTTATTGCTGGCTATGCTAACAAAGTTCTCACTATCAGCAGATAGCTTGAGCTATACCTGTCTTGGGGCCTTGATAGGGTGTTCTCTGGTGCCTGGGGCAGGGTGGTGTAACACCCAGAGGTATGCTCACAGCACACATGGGACAGACTACTCCGGCAACCTGGTGCTGCTCTTGCACTGCATAGGTTGCATGGTCACGAaagggcagtggcaggctgaggggcCGTGGGGTGTAGGGAACATCACAAGGTACTTTTGAAGACTCCTGAAATTCTCCCTCTGTGATgcttcccactggaatgggctgcccagggaggtggtggaggcactgtccctggaggagttcaggagaagactgtctgaggcacttagtgccatggtctagttgactggctagggctgggtgctaggttggactggatgatcttggaggtctcttccaacctggttgattctatgattctatggaaactTTCTGGACTTTGTGGCCGAAGCTACCAGCATGAGTTAATCTCATCCCTCTGAGCGATGCTTGTGAGTGCCAGCCGCAGGCCGTGGTGTGACTGAGGCTGTCTGCTGCTCTCATCAGCTCTTCACGTTTCAGCGAGCCTCATCTGCAGCGGTCGGTAAGATAAAGGTGAGCCCCGGCAGGCTGCGGCTTGGGGCAAAGCCTGTGTCGGTCTCCCGGATTGCAAAGGCCCTGCATCTGCACGCAATATCCATTccttctaatcatagaatcatagaatcagccaggttggaagagacctccaagatcagccagtccaacctagcacccagccctagccagtcaactagaccatggcaccgagtgcctcatccaggcttttctttgaacacccccagggacggtgcctccaccacctccctgggcagcccattccaatgccaatcactctctctgtgaagaacttcctcctaacatccagcctagacctcctatAATACACCCGAGCGCCTGTTTGCTGGAGGACTACTTTGGAATGAAGCAGCGATCGACCGCTCCGGGCGGACGGAGACGACCGCTCCGGGCGGACGGAGACCTCCACACGTCCCTCTGCCGCACGAGTCACCATGGAGCCGCCGCaagctctcctccctgcccctgagCAGCGCTCCGCACCCGACGGCCGCGGCCGGCAGGCGGCCCCGCCGCGCCCAGCGGTGTCTCCATGGCAGCGGAGCCGCCCGCAGCGCGCAGCCGCCGGCACGGGCAGGGCGGGGCGGAAGCCTGCGCTGCCTGCTTCCGGACGGCGGCAAGatggcggtggcggcggcggagcTGCAGCGTCTGCAGTGGCGCCTGGAGGACCTGGAGCGTCGCGTTGGCGGCAGCGACGGGGTCTGCGGGCCGCGCAAGGTGCGAAGTATGGGGCGGTGCAGCTACCGGCGGACGCTCTGGCCGCCTTGGGGCCCGCCCTGGCCTTCTCTCGGCGCCAGGCACAGGCCGGGCGGGGTCTGACAGGCCCGTCCCCTTCCTCTCTGTGCAGGTGGCGGACGAGCTGGTGAAGGTGCAAGTGGCGCTGAGCAATATCGCCGGCAAGAGAGAGAGGATCAAGATCCTGTTTAAGAAAAGTGAGTGGCCTTAGGTGGGAATCGGGGAAACTGGGGGAGCATGGAACCCCTGTGTGGCATTTCACCCCTCTAACAGAAATCCCTTCTCTCCCCGTGTAAGCTCCTTTGATTTCAGTCTCTTCTTTTGCGTGTTTGGCTGGAAAATAAGTAACTGAGTGTGGTCTTTCTGCTGGCAGTTCTCCTAGTTGGCTTTTCTTTTAGCTTTTGCTGCAACCAGTTCTttgatgtgtccagttctgggctcctcaattcaggagagacgttgaggtactggaacgcgtccagagaagggcgacaaagctggtgaggggcctggaacacaaacgctatgaggagaggctgggggagctgggggtgtttagcctggagaagaggaggctcaggggggacctcattgctgtctacagctacctgaagggaggctgtagccaggtgggggttggtgtcttctcccaggcaaccagcaacagaacaaggggacaaagtctcaagttgtgctggggggaggtctaggctggatgttaggaggaagttgttggcagagagagtgattggcattggaatgggctgcccagggaggtggtggaggcaccatccctggaggtgttcaagaaaagcctggatgaggcacttagtgccatggtctagttgactggctagggctgggtgctaggttggactggctgatcttggaggtctcttgtaacctggctgattctatgattctatgtctgccTATTTGCCTCGCCTATTCTCTGGGGTGCAGAACACAAGTCCTGCTGAGGAAATGGGATTGGATTATttcgtctggagaagaggaggctaaaggGAGACCTTAGCACTATATACCACTATCTGAAAATAAGATTGTAACGAGGTGTCTTCTCTCCAGTAACAAATAATAGAGCAAGAGAGAAGTGTCTGCAGGAAGTTTAGTGTGGACtataggaaacatttcttcaacGAAAGTTAAGCACTGGAttaggctgcctagggaagctGTTtaatctccttccctggaggggtttaaaatttatgtagatatggtgctgagggacatgggtcagtggtgacctggcagtactgcgttaatggttggacatgatgatcctATAAGTCTTTCCCAATGTAAAACTATGCTATGATTGTGTGGAGTGCAGCCTTTGAAGGTTGTTGGAGCATCAGCTCCTGAAGTGATTTCTTGCACACTTGAACTTCGTGGGCACACTTGAGTAGCTCTCTCCCGTGTATGTAGTGGGAGCAGTAATGATCACGTGCTGTCACTGCTGGATGGGTCTGGGGAGTAATCAGCAGCAGACTGTAGGGTGGTGCTTTGTCCTACAAAGCTGTTTTTAGGCCAAGTGTTGCTGTCTGGTATTGCAGAAGGAGCAGAATGGATAGCAAGTGTTGTGGTGGTCCAGGACTGCATTGGTCATTCAGTACGAAAATGTAAACTACCTATTTGTGGATGATTTTAAGGATCAAGATGGAGAAGGATTGACTGTTTGGATCTTTTTTGAGGGCAGAAAGAAGCACATTtcactcaccttgaatatcatcATTCAACTAAAAATCAAGGGTGTTGCAGGTGTCCTTAACAAAGCAGTTGTCAGTTCTTGGTCACAGTGCTCTAAAGTCACATATTTTGAAGTTCTGTAAAAATTAATTAGTTGGGAAAGAAATTAGCCTAAGTGGGCAGCATTTATGAAGTAACCTGATGTGTGCAATAAAATCTCCTTTTTGTCTTCTTGTATGATTTTcactctagttgaagatgtaaTAAAGTACCTCGACCCTCAGTACATTGATAGAATGGCTATGCCAGATGCTATGAAGCTGCAGTTCATCTTGGCAGGTATGGCATGaaatgaaaagagaagaggGTAGATTTTTTAGCACTGCAGAAGTTCTTTTACCTAGGATGGCCTGGGGTGGAGTTATTTTCTTTACATGGAGAGATCTGGCAAGGCACCCTCTTTAGAGCTGTCTGAGAAGTGGTTTGTACGAGGATGTGTGTCACCCTGGGTTCTCCTTTGCATGTGTTCATGATGCAGTTTTGCCATTTCCAATCTTTGTCAGTTTAACCCCAAATTAATAAAAGGTTGAAAAGCAAAACTGGAGCTAGATCAGTTTTCTTCACCCCACTTCCAGTACTTTATACAACGACAAAATGGAAGCCTTGTCCTCTTTTGCCGCAAAGAATTTGCTTCAGCCTTGTATTGGTATAGTTTAAAAATGAAACTTAGTGGAGACTCTCATACTTTAAACTGGTATAAACCAAGATTCAGGGATGAGCAACACAGAAGTGTGAAATAAATCATAAACAAGCCCCTTTGTGCATAGATACATCAGCTGGAAAAGTTGGCTCACCACTATGTGTGAAAAAACAAAGTGGTGTCTTGTATTCAGTGATGTTGTTTCTTGtctcttccctccagaggaGCAGGCCATTCCTTCCCGAGCAGCCCTTCTGGAGCAGGTGAAGAACCTCCAGCCCGTCTTGGACAGTGCCAATATCCAAGGTATGCATGTTCTTCTAAAAGTCTGAGCTGTAAATGGagaccccaggctgctgcctatcctttttttctttttttttttttgattgagCAGCAGAttagaggagggcagactggAGTAGGACACCAAGTACAGAACTTGGTGTGAGTAAAGTAGATGCAAACTTAGTGGCATGACTGCTCCTGCCTCATGCTGCTTAATATCCCGTGCAAAATACAGGAAGGAGGTGACGGAGTAGGTCAGGGAGGAGGTTAGAAACAGCAGCATGGCAGCActggtggagagcagcagatTGTTCCTGCCTATGAGCTCTTCTGTGTCCAGAACACCTCTGCTCCTGGCCTAGGTGGAGGTGCCTTTGTAATTGCTTGTCATAACGTTCATCCAAGTAGTTTTAGTCTGATGTACTTTGATAAACCCTCACTGCAGGCATCTCCACGCACCATGCAGAAGCAGTTAAACAAACTTGGGATTTAATGTATAAGGTGGCTGGGGGATTATTTTATTGTATAAAAGGAGTGTTGGTGTGTGGCATTTGCATTCAGAGAATGGAGTTCTGCTGTGATGTACTCATGGAGAAGGAGTGGTCTTTATTTCGGGAACTAATCCCATGTGCTGTGAAACGGACAAAGTGCATTTCTCTTCTGTGCTTTCAGCCGTTCCTGACCATGCAGCCAAGCTACAACGACTCTCTCAGATCCATATACAGCAGCAGGTAGTGTGAATGTTCTTGACAGTCTTGACTAGTGGGGAAAAGGAACCATTTGTTAGTGGCTGCACTGACAGCTCTCTATTTCCAGTTGCTCAAATTGCTTGTTTATAGCAGGTGTTTTTCCATCCCGGGATATTAATTCTGCAGTCTTAAGGAAGTGTAAGCACTGTGTGGGAGAAGTAGCCAGTATTTCTGACAATTAAATTGGAAATTGAGCTGGAGAAGTGCATTGTCTACTATAACCTCTTGTgaccaggagggccagtgctaTACTAGGGTGTATTAAAAGGcatgtggctagtaggtcgagagaggttctcctgcccctctactctgccctggtgaggctacatctggagtactgtgtccagttctgggccccccagttcaagagggacatagaactgcttcagagagtccagtgcagagccacaaagatgattaagggaatggaacatctctcttacaaggggagactgagggagctgcagctctttagcttggagaagaggagactaagaggtgacctaatcagtgtttataaatatgtgaagggtgagtgccaggagaatgGAACCAGGTtctgcccaatgacaggacaaagggcaatgggtggaagttgaggcataggaagtttcattaaacacaaggatgatttttttcactgtgagggtgacagaacactgaagagACTGCCTAGGGGCGTTATggagtgtccctctctggagttattgaaaacctacctggatgcatttctgtatgatctggtatagaagatcctgctctggcagggatgatggactggatgaccttttgaggtcctttccaggccCTGTCATTTTGTGAGTCTGTGAATATGAAGGTTCATGATGCTTAACAAGTGGGGCATTGAACTAGCTGGCATTCTCCTTTTCACTGGGGCACTGAGGAAAAGCATTACACTCTTCCAGTGTCCTAGCCTCTGGAAGGCTGTTGGTACTGTCACTATGTCACTttgcccttcccctccccatgtGAGTATTGCCAGAGCTGACAGCAAGTAGCCTGGGCAGTGCCTTTCAGCATTTTGCTGTGAGTttctgttctgcagcaggaatAGCATGGATATCaaagaggggcaggcagcaatGCAACCTCAGGGGCTGTAGTGCTTCACCTGCTTGGATGTTTGTAGCCTTTCTCTTGGATGTTGAAACTCAGCTGTAGCCATAGGCATGGCCTGAGCTATAATCTCAGTACTAGCCTTGGATGAGTTTCCCCTGGTGCTGGCAGGACCCAGGAGGGCAGATAACCTGCAGCTTATTTCTTGCTGGGTCACTGGCTCCCCATTTTGCAGGAACAGTGTCACGATCTCACTGACAGCGTCAAGACACTCCTTGAAGATTACAACAAAATGGTATCCTTTGAGTCCTGGAACTGACAcagctgggctgcctgcctgtTTTCCTGGG
Above is a window of Pogoniulus pusillus isolate bPogPus1 chromosome Z, bPogPus1.pri, whole genome shotgun sequence DNA encoding:
- the DCTN3 gene encoding dynactin subunit 3, with product MAVAAAELQRLQWRLEDLERRVGGSDGVCGPRKVADELVKVQVALSNIAGKRERIKILFKKIEDVIKYLDPQYIDRMAMPDAMKLQFILAEEQAIPSRAALLEQVKNLQPVLDSANIQAVPDHAAKLQRLSQIHIQQQEQCHDLTDSVKTLLEDYNKMTLLLSKQFVQWNEILTRLEVAKEAKPVAE